The segment CAGGACGGGGTGGCGCCGGCGGGGAAGGGCGGCGGCAAATGAGCGCGTCGGAGGCCATGCGCGTGCCCGCCGCGCGTCCGGCGCCCGTGCGGCTCCCGGGCGCGGGGCCCTGGGTGACGCTGGGGCTGGTGCTGGCGCTGGCGGCGCTCGCGTCCCTGGCGATCGGCACCGTGTCGGTGCCGCCGTCCGCCATCCTCGGCAGCCTCTGGGAGGCGCTGGGGCTGGGCGAGGCCTCCCAGCGGCTGGAGCCGATGCAGCGCGCGGTGCTGCTCAACCTCCGCCTGCCGCGCGTGGTGCTGGGCGTGATGGTGGGCGCGGTGCTGGCGACGACGGGGGCCGCGCTCCAGGCGCTCTTCCGCAATCCGCTGGTGGAGCCGGGGCTGCTGGGCACCTCCAGCGGCGCGGCGCTGGGCGCGGTGCTGGCCATCGTGCTGGACGTGACGCTGGGCACGCACGCCGGGCCGCTGCGCATGCTGGTGGTGCCGGGCGCGGCCTTCCTGGGGGCGCTGGGCGCGACGCTCCTGGCCCAGCGGCTGGGCACGGGCGGAGGCCGCACGGACACGCCGCGCATGCTGCTGGCGGGCGTGGCGGTGAGCGCGGGGGCGTTCGCGGGCATGGGCCTGCTGACGCACGCGGCGTCGGACGCGCAGCTGCGCTCCATCACCTTCTGGAGCCTGGGCAGCCTGGGCGGCGCGTCGTGGGAGACGGTGGGCGTCGCGACGGTGCCGCTGCTGTTGACGCTGGGCCTGCTGCTGCGCGAGGCGCGCGCGCTCAACCTGATGCTCCTGGGCGAGCGCGAGGCGTGGCACCTGGGCGTGGACGTGGAGCGGCTCAAGCGCAGGCTCATCCTCGCCGCCGCGCTGGGCGTGGGGGCGGCGGTGTCCTTCACGGGCATGATTGGCTTCGTGGGCCTGATGGTGCCCGCGTTGCTGCGCATCGCGCTGGGGCCGGACCACCGGCGGCTGCTGGCGGCGTCCGCGCTCACGGGCGCGTCGCTGTTGCTGGTGGCGGACCTGCTCGCGCGCACCCTGACGCCTCCTTCGGAGCTGCCGATAGGGGCGCTCACCTCCGTGCTGGGCGTGCCGGCCTTCATCGCGCTCCTGGCGCGCAAGGGGGCGGCATGAGCCTGGAGGCGCGTGACGTGGAGGTGTGGCGAGGGCGAGGGCGCGTGGCGGGCCCGCTGTCGCTGGAGGTGCGGCCCGGCGAAGTGCTGGCCGTGGTGGGCCCCAACGGCGCGGGCAAGTCGTCGCTGGTGGCCGCGTTGTCGGGCGAGCTGCGCTGCAAGACGGGAGACGTGTTCCTGGAGGGCCGCGCGCTGCATGGGTGGCCCCTGGTGGAGCGCGCGCAGCGGCTGGGCGTGCTGCCCCAGGAGTCCTCGCTGGGCTTCGGCTTCACCGCGCTGGAGGTGGCGCTGCTGGGGCGCAGTCCGCACGCGCGGCGCGGCGGCGCGGAGTCCGACCTGGAGGTGGCCCGCGCCGCGCTGGATGCCACCGACACGCAGCACCTGGCCTCGCGCGCGTACACCACGCTGTCGGGCGGCGAGCGGCAGCGGGTGCAACTGGCGCGCGTGCTGGCCCAGCTGTGGACGCCCCCCGCGCAGGGCCACCGCTACCTGCTCCTGGATGAACCCACGGCGAGCCTGGACCTGTCCCACCAGCACCTGGTGCTGGAGCGGGCGCACGCCTTCGCGCGTGAGGGCGGCGCGGTGCTCGCGGTGTTGCACGACCTGAACCTGGCCGCGCGCTACGCGGACCGCATCGCGGTGCTGGACCAGGGCCGCTGCGTGGAGCTGGGCACCCCCACGGGCGTCCTCACCCCGGACCTCATCGCCAACACCTTCGGGTTGCGCGTGGAGGTGCTGTCGCGGCCGGACCTGCCCGGACCGCTGGTGATTCCCATGGGCCGCGCGTCGCCGCCGCCTTGAAAGCCCAGGCCTTCCCGTGAACGCCCCTCCAGGGCCGCGCGTCGGACCCTCCTCGCGGCGGGTGTCGCTCCCTGCTCACATCCGGACCGTCCGCTCCCGAACCGCGCGTCGCACGGGGGCCGCGGCGGGTTCCGGACGCAGGTAGCCCAGCGCCAGCGCGGCGATCTCCTCCACGAAGCCCTCATCCTCCAGGTAGTCCGGTCGCTCCGTCACCGCCGTGTGGCAGAGCGCCTCCACGCTGGTCACCAGGATGAAGACCGCCATGTCCAGGTTCTGGGGACGCAGGTCCTCGAAGCGTGGCGCCAGGAAGGCGCGCACCACCCGGAACAGGCGCTGCGAGTACACATCCGACAGGCCCCACTGGCGCATGCGCGGCATCAGCTCATGCAGCACCTGGTTCAGGCGCGGGTTCTCCCGCTTCACGGCGATGACCTGCCGGATGAGCGCGCGCATCGCCACCGGAAGCGGCTGCCCGGCCAGCGGCACCAGCCCCGCCTCGAAGTCCGCCACGCTCCGAGCGCGGTGCTGCTCCATCAGCGCCGTCACCAGCCCCTCCTTGCTCGGGAAGTACTGGTAGAGCGAGCCGACGCTCACGCCCGCCTCCTGCGCGATGCGGTTGGTGCTCGCGGCCTCGTACCCGTCCTTGACCAGAACGCGAGCAGTCGCGGTGAGGATGGCCTCACAGGTGGCCTGCGACCGCTCCTGGCGGGGCGCCCTGCGACGGGAGGGGGGCGGACGGCGGGGCATGGGACCTCCAGAGCGGAATGTGAGCCCAACGCGAGTTGAGAACGTGAGCGCTCGCTCACATTCTAACCCCATGCAAACGACTTCCGCACAGCCCATCGCCCGCCGTCCTGCTTCCACCCCCGCGCCCCGCTCCGGAGCCTTCCCCTACGCGGGGCACCGCGCGCTCGTGACGGGCGCGTCGTCCGGGCTGGGCGAGGTGTTCGCCCGCGAGCTGGCGGCGCGGGGCATGGACCTCATCCTGGTGGCGCGCTCGGAGGACCGGCTGCGCGCGCTGGCGACGAAGCTCCAGGAGGAGCACGGCGTCCAGGCGGAGGTCATCGCGCTGGACCTGGGGCGTGACGGCGCCGGCAGGGAGCTGCACGCGCGCTGCCAGGAGAAGGGGCTGCGCGTGGACCTGCTCATCAACAACGCGGGCTTCGGTTCGCATGGCGCGTTTGAGTCCGCGTCGTTCGCGCGGCAGCACGAGCAGGTGATGCTCAACGTCACGTCGCTGGCGGACACCTGCCACCTGTTCCTGCCGGACATGCTCGCGCGGGGCGTGGGCGGCATCGTCAACGTGGCCTCGCTCGCGGGCTTCCAGCCGGTGCCGTACATGGCCATCTACGGGGCCACGAAGGCGTTCGTGCTGTCCTTCACGGAGGCGCTGTCGGAGGAGACGCGCGAGCGGGGCGTGCGCGTGCTCGCGCTCTGCCCGGGGCCGGTGCGGACGGCCTTCTTCGACGTGGTGGGCACCACGCAGGCCGCCGTGGGCCCGATGGCGACGGCGGAGGAGGTGGTGCTGCGCGGCCTCAAGGCCCTGGACCAGGGCCGCGCCTCGGTGGTGCCGGGGCTTCGCAACTGGCTCCAGGCCAACCTGACGCGCTTCACGCCGCGCTGGGTGGGCCTGCGCGTGGCGGCCGGGATGATGAGGCCGCCCGCGGCGTCAGGCCCGAAGGCGGACGTCGCGAGCGCCGCGCCGTAGCGGGCTCAGGGGGCCGGGCGCCGGGGCACCGGCGGCGTGGGCGAATCCAGCGCGGCGGCGATCTGCTCATCGGTGAGCTGTAAGAACACGGCGCCGCGCGGGGCCCACTCGCCGGTGAAGACGAAGTTGGGGCGCGTCGTGGGGGGCGGCTGCGGCACCTTGCCGCCCTGCGAGGTGAAGGGCGGCGGACGGACGAAGCCCTCCAGCTCCGCGGGGGTGATGCCGCAGAAGGCGACCACGGCCGGGTCGATCCACTGCTCCACGTCGATGGCGCCCTCGGCGGTGGCGAACTCCAGGATGAGCCCTTCCGGGGCCTGGACGTACATCGACTTGCACATGTTGTGATTGACGGGTCCCGCGACCCAGTACCCGTGCGAGCGCAGCCGGTCGCGCAGCGCCAGCAGCTCCGCCTCCGTGGGCACGCTCAGCGCCAGGTGCTGCATCGCGCCCGGGGCCACCGAACCCGCGCTGAAGCCCGGGTGTGAGACGCCAATCACCGGCTCGATGGTCGCCATGTCCGGCGCCTGCACGAAGCTCAGGGAGCAGGAGTCCCCCAGCCGCAGGAACGCGTGCACGGTGTTCTCCACGCCGTGCATCCAGTACAGCGCCTCCAGCTCCATGCCGACGACCTGGGTGAAGAACGCGAGCTGCGCCTTCATGTCCCGAGTCGCGAGTGCCAGGTGATGCACGCCAGTGGGAAGACCCATCGAATGCCTCCACGGTGGAGAAAGATGCCGTCCGGGAGCGGAGCGGCAAGTCAGACTTCTATCCGTTTTCCCCTGCGCGGGCACCCGTCGCTCGCCGCCCTGCCCGCCCCGCCGTGGAGGAGGGCAGCGCTGTTCACCGCGTGGGCACAGGCCCCAGGTACTGGCGCAGCACCTGGGGTGACAGCGAGCGGTAGATGTTGTCGTGGCGCAGGTCCGGCCGGGGCTCATACCGCCACTTCAATCCGGCGGGCGCGTTGGCGCGGAGGACCTCCGCCAGGCGCGCGGACTGCGGGGCGATGTTGTCCTCCTCGGCGGAGGCCACATACAGCGTGGCGCGCAGGTCCGGCCGTGCCTGGAGGCGCTCCGCAGCCTTGCGCACCAGCTCCTCGTCGTTCCACCAGAGGCTGGGGCTCAGGGCGATGGACGTGGTGAACAGCTCCGGTTGCAGGAAGAACGTCTCCACGATGAACAGGCCCGCCAGGGACTCGCCGATGATGGCCGTCTCAGCCGTGACGCGGTACCGGCGGCGCACCTCGGGCATGAGCTCATCCCGGATGAAGGCGAGGAACGCGGCCGAGCCTCCGACGCGCGGGGCGACCTTCCGGTCCTCGTCCACCTGCGTCGGGCCGGTCATGTCGCGCCGCCGCTCCGTGTTCTCGATGCCCACCAGGATGAAGGGCCGCACCTCTCCGGCGCGGATCGCGGTGTCCAGCGTCGCGGCGACGTGCGGGAAGTCCTCCTGTTCGCCGCCGTCGGGCATGTACAGCACGGGGTAGCGCGTGGCCTCCGCCGTGTCGTAGCCCGGGGGCGTGTAGACGTTGAGCCGCCGGGTCTCCTGGAGTGCTCCGGACGCGAGCGTGAAGGACGCACGCGCGGGCCCCGCCTCCGGGGGCACGGTGTTGCCGTGACCCCTGCAAGCCGCCAGGAGCGCCACGAACAGGCACAGGCTGAGTCGCGTCATCGAGCGGTGCATGCGCTCAACCCCGCCCCGGACGCTTGCCCGAGCGGGACGGGACCGAGGCTGGACCCTTGCCGATGCGCTGCGCGAAGAAGAGCGTGTGGCGCGAGCCCTTCGTCCCATGCGCGGCGGCATGGATGAGCTGGACGGTGAAGCCCACCTCCTCCAGGCGCTTCACGAACGCGGGCGATGGGCCGGCGCTCCACACCACCAGCGTGCCCTTGGGGCGCAGGGCGCTGTAGGCGGCGGACACGCCGGCGTAGTCGTAGAGGCTCTCGTTGTCCGGGTGGGTGAGGGCGGAGGGGCCGTTGTCCACGTCGAGCAGGATGGCGTCGAACGCGCCGCTCTGCTTGCGCATCAGCCGGCCCACGTCACCCTCCACCACGGTGACGCGCTTGTCCTCCAGCGGGGCCTTGGCCAGGGGCGCGAGGATGCCCCGGTTCCACGTCACCACCGCAGGCAGCAGCTCCGCCACGACGACGCGCGCGGAGGGCTCCATGCGGTCCAGCACCGCGCGCAGCGTGAAGCCGAAGCCCAGGCCGCCCACCAGTATCCGGGCCTTCTCCACGCCCACCAGGTGCGCGCAGCCCGCCTCGGCCATGACCGCTTCGGAGCCGTGCTGCCGGCTGGACATCAGCGTCTGGCCGCGCACGCGCAGCACGTATTCACTGTCACGCCGGGCAAGGACGACCTCTCCCACCTCCGGCACCTGCTCGCGCTCGACTGTCTCCCAGGGCTTCATGTCGCGCTCTTCGCGCGACCGGGGCCGCAGGTCAAGGGGGCGCCCACCCTGCCTTGACACCCCGGGACGTGCCTGCGAAATCGCCGCGAGGCGCCCTGCGGCTCCCAGCCCCGAGGACGCGGCCCCACCCCATGGAACGCAACGGACGTCAGGCGTGGCCCCCGGAGTTGTCCGAACCGCTCCGCGAGGTGGACCGCCTGCGCCGGGGGGGCCGCTACACGTCGGCCCTGGCGCTGGCCAGGGAGCTGGCGGACGCCCACCCGGAGCAGGTGCGCGTGCTCGTGGAGGTGGGCCTGACGCTGGGCGTGTGGGGCCGGCAGCCGGAGCAGGCGCTGCCGTGGTTCGACCGCGTGCTCGCGCTGGCCCCAGGCCACGTGGCCACGCGCTACCACCGCTCGCTCGCGCTGGCGCGCCTGGGGCGTCACGCGGAGGCGGTGGAGGGCTTCACGCAGGTGGAGGCCGCGGGCTTCCGCAAGGCGCTGGTGGTGCACATGAAGCGCGCGGAGTCGCTCATCGCCCTGGGCCGTTGGACGGAGGCCGAAGCGGACTGGACGGCCGCGCTGGCGGAGGACCCCGGCAACCCGTGGCTGCTCGAACAGCGCGCCCGGACCCGGGTGCGCGCGGGGCGGACGGACGCGGCCGAGCAGGACCTCACGACCGCGCTGGATGCCCAGGTGGGCGAAGCGGTGGACCCGGAGCTGCTCCACGCGCGGGGCGTGCTGCGACTGGCGCGGGGAGACGTGCCGGGCGCGCGCGCGGACTTCGACGCGGGGCTCGCGGCGTTGCGCGTGGGAGACCCGCCCACGCTGCTGGAGGCGCTCCGCCAGGGACTCCGGGACGCGCGCTAGCGTTCGCGGGGGATGGGCTCGAACTCGACGGTCTTGCCCTTGGGCCGCGCGAAGTAGAGGTGGATGCGCAGGTGCGGGTACGCGGTCTGGAGCTCCTTCGCGCCGAAGTGCAGGTCCCGCATCTGCTGCTCCGCCATGATGTCCGGGCCCAGGGCGCTGTGCCGGGACTGGTAGTAACCGCAGCCCGCATGCGCCAGCAGCAGCACGTCCTCGATGTGGTGGCCCTCGATGAGGAACTTCGCGGCGCGGGTGATGCCCTCGCTCTCCAGGTAGTCGGACGCCCAGCGGTTGAGGAGCGCGGGGCCGCCGGGCAGCGTGAGCGTGTCGATGCGCTCATGGCCCAGGTGGTGGGCCAGGTCCTCCACGGCTTCGGTGAAGCGCCCGTCCGAGCAGTACACGGCCAGGGCCTTCGGGTGGGTGGACTCGAA is part of the Corallococcus soli genome and harbors:
- a CDS encoding spermidine synthase; translation: MKPWETVEREQVPEVGEVVLARRDSEYVLRVRGQTLMSSRQHGSEAVMAEAGCAHLVGVEKARILVGGLGFGFTLRAVLDRMEPSARVVVAELLPAVVTWNRGILAPLAKAPLEDKRVTVVEGDVGRLMRKQSGAFDAILLDVDNGPSALTHPDNESLYDYAGVSAAYSALRPKGTLVVWSAGPSPAFVKRLEEVGFTVQLIHAAAHGTKGSRHTLFFAQRIGKGPASVPSRSGKRPGRG
- a CDS encoding carbonic anhydrase; amino-acid sequence: MSDPAPFVSRVPFESTHPKALAVYCSDGRFTEAVEDLAHHLGHERIDTLTLPGGPALLNRWASDYLESEGITRAAKFLIEGHHIEDVLLLAHAGCGYYQSRHSALGPDIMAEQQMRDLHFGAKELQTAYPHLRIHLYFARPKGKTVEFEPIPRER
- a CDS encoding TetR/AcrR family transcriptional regulator yields the protein MPRRPPPSRRRAPRQERSQATCEAILTATARVLVKDGYEAASTNRIAQEAGVSVGSLYQYFPSKEGLVTALMEQHRARSVADFEAGLVPLAGQPLPVAMRALIRQVIAVKRENPRLNQVLHELMPRMRQWGLSDVYSQRLFRVVRAFLAPRFEDLRPQNLDMAVFILVTSVEALCHTAVTERPDYLEDEGFVEEIAALALGYLRPEPAAAPVRRAVRERTVRM
- a CDS encoding heme ABC transporter ATP-binding protein, translating into MSLEARDVEVWRGRGRVAGPLSLEVRPGEVLAVVGPNGAGKSSLVAALSGELRCKTGDVFLEGRALHGWPLVERAQRLGVLPQESSLGFGFTALEVALLGRSPHARRGGAESDLEVARAALDATDTQHLASRAYTTLSGGERQRVQLARVLAQLWTPPAQGHRYLLLDEPTASLDLSHQHLVLERAHAFAREGGAVLAVLHDLNLAARYADRIAVLDQGRCVELGTPTGVLTPDLIANTFGLRVEVLSRPDLPGPLVIPMGRASPPP
- a CDS encoding SDR family NAD(P)-dependent oxidoreductase gives rise to the protein MQTTSAQPIARRPASTPAPRSGAFPYAGHRALVTGASSGLGEVFARELAARGMDLILVARSEDRLRALATKLQEEHGVQAEVIALDLGRDGAGRELHARCQEKGLRVDLLINNAGFGSHGAFESASFARQHEQVMLNVTSLADTCHLFLPDMLARGVGGIVNVASLAGFQPVPYMAIYGATKAFVLSFTEALSEETRERGVRVLALCPGPVRTAFFDVVGTTQAAVGPMATAEEVVLRGLKALDQGRASVVPGLRNWLQANLTRFTPRWVGLRVAAGMMRPPAASGPKADVASAAP
- a CDS encoding VOC family protein encodes the protein MGLPTGVHHLALATRDMKAQLAFFTQVVGMELEALYWMHGVENTVHAFLRLGDSCSLSFVQAPDMATIEPVIGVSHPGFSAGSVAPGAMQHLALSVPTEAELLALRDRLRSHGYWVAGPVNHNMCKSMYVQAPEGLILEFATAEGAIDVEQWIDPAVVAFCGITPAELEGFVRPPPFTSQGGKVPQPPPTTRPNFVFTGEWAPRGAVFLQLTDEQIAAALDSPTPPVPRRPAP
- a CDS encoding tetratricopeptide repeat protein codes for the protein MERNGRQAWPPELSEPLREVDRLRRGGRYTSALALARELADAHPEQVRVLVEVGLTLGVWGRQPEQALPWFDRVLALAPGHVATRYHRSLALARLGRHAEAVEGFTQVEAAGFRKALVVHMKRAESLIALGRWTEAEADWTAALAEDPGNPWLLEQRARTRVRAGRTDAAEQDLTTALDAQVGEAVDPELLHARGVLRLARGDVPGARADFDAGLAALRVGDPPTLLEALRQGLRDAR
- a CDS encoding alpha/beta hydrolase, with protein sequence MTRLSLCLFVALLAACRGHGNTVPPEAGPARASFTLASGALQETRRLNVYTPPGYDTAEATRYPVLYMPDGGEQEDFPHVAATLDTAIRAGEVRPFILVGIENTERRRDMTGPTQVDEDRKVAPRVGGSAAFLAFIRDELMPEVRRRYRVTAETAIIGESLAGLFIVETFFLQPELFTTSIALSPSLWWNDEELVRKAAERLQARPDLRATLYVASAEEDNIAPQSARLAEVLRANAPAGLKWRYEPRPDLRHDNIYRSLSPQVLRQYLGPVPTR
- a CDS encoding FecCD family ABC transporter permease; its protein translation is MSASEAMRVPAARPAPVRLPGAGPWVTLGLVLALAALASLAIGTVSVPPSAILGSLWEALGLGEASQRLEPMQRAVLLNLRLPRVVLGVMVGAVLATTGAALQALFRNPLVEPGLLGTSSGAALGAVLAIVLDVTLGTHAGPLRMLVVPGAAFLGALGATLLAQRLGTGGGRTDTPRMLLAGVAVSAGAFAGMGLLTHAASDAQLRSITFWSLGSLGGASWETVGVATVPLLLTLGLLLREARALNLMLLGEREAWHLGVDVERLKRRLILAAALGVGAAVSFTGMIGFVGLMVPALLRIALGPDHRRLLAASALTGASLLLVADLLARTLTPPSELPIGALTSVLGVPAFIALLARKGAA